From Quercus lobata isolate SW786 chromosome 11, ValleyOak3.0 Primary Assembly, whole genome shotgun sequence:
CAAGACATTCTAATTTGGAACTAGTCTATAGTACAAACAATATTCATAAACGTGAAAGTTTTCATACttcaattttttccatttttcttttggctttAGATGGATAATGAAGTACCGAGAGTcgaggtgaagaagatgaagacgaTCCGAAGAGATACTGCAGCTGTATGTGCAATAGCCCTGCGTATAACAGGGTCTCTAATCAACATGGTCCTGCTCTTATGGACCATTCACTCAGGGATTGAAATTGCTACTGAAACTGAAGCATATATGGATTATGAATATAGCCAGTGGGCTTTCCATGTTGGAGTTGTGACCATGTTCTTTGGTTTCTTGATTTTGGCTCTTGGAATTCCCATTCTAGCAGACTTGTTTCTAAAATTGACAGAACAGTTGCAGCAACAAGAGGAGGAAAATGGCA
This genomic window contains:
- the LOC115967843 gene encoding uncharacterized protein LOC115967843 isoform X4; translation: MDNEVPRVEVKKMKTIRRDTAAVCAIALRITGSLINMVLLLWTIHSGIEIATETEAYMDYEYSQWAFHVGVVTMFFGFLILALGIPILADLFLKLTEQLQQQEEENGTHQEREMTIREVIVCLFVDVIILFMLLWIIFTALGLTLEPIGDGQYSIHHYLIKSVVGNVTALIGFCYFAFGVGIAVELSSMLQPKEKKGSSVHEEHNTNLECLV
- the LOC115967843 gene encoding uncharacterized protein LOC115967843 isoform X3, translating into MDNEVPRVEVKKMKTIRRDTAAVCAIALRITGSLINMVLLLWTIHSGIEIATETEAYMDYEYSQWAFHVGVVTMFFGFLILALGIPILADLFLKLTEQLQQQEEENGTHQAREMTNPEVIGGILVNVITVFMLLWGIYTGIRLAVEPRGDSKYHFLTFSIGVITIVFGCLYFIFGLAITMELALDLSSRLQQKEKKGSSIHKGHNKNVKCFV